A window of the Trichoplusia ni isolate ovarian cell line Hi5 chromosome 4, tn1, whole genome shotgun sequence genome harbors these coding sequences:
- the LOC113493227 gene encoding uncharacterized protein LOC113493227 isoform X1 has protein sequence MTSSSDSETYQEAEIPILTRRTMESILRPPQPFIFENDITNVTSGNLSKEWEKWKKAFKIYYEACELHSKENIVQINILLHIIGEKCREVYEQFTGEYKTIEDLLKAFDAFFLPRKNITIERHSFFTRDQRDLESIEQYVFELNKIAAKCEFKDLCSELVRDKMICGIKDGGLRERLLREPDLSLSKAIDICRLAEISRAQAKNIKSENQEQSHNVHTVSKKEKEKKNIHYASSAPRYNKRRPTGSSGGDVRASRHYHEQSEKQRSAGHEREYQEKGRRLLRPRAVCGKCGKNHEKYKCPAYGQRCSACRKMNHYSRMCRVYEVQEDSSDQVSTIKWSSGKSGANS, from the exons ATGACGAGTAGTAGTGACTCCGAAACATACCAAGAAGCAGAAATACCTATATTAACAAGACGAACAATGGAGTCCATTTTGCGACCGCCGCAAccgtttatttttgaaaacgacATAACGAATGTCACTTCAGGCAACCTAAGTAAAGAATGGGAAAAATGGAAAAAGGCGTTCAAGATATATTATGAAGCTTGTGAACTACATAGTAAAGAGAATATAGTGCAAATCAACATTTTGTTACACATCATTGGAGAAAAATGTCGCGAGGTATATGAACAATTTACAGGCGAGTACAAAACTATAGAAGACTTGCTGAAGGCTTTTGATGCATTTTTCTTACCGCGCAAGAACATAACAATAGAAAGACATTCATTTTTTACCCGCGACCAACGTGATTTGGAGTCCATAGAACAATACGTATTTGAATTGAACAAGATAGCAGCGAAGTGTGAGTTTAAAGATTTGTGTAGTGAATTGGTTCGTGATAAGATGATATGTGGAATTAAAGACGGTGGACTCAGAGAAAGACTCTTAAGAGAACCGGATTTATCACTCTCAAAAGCTATAGATATATGTAGATTAGCGGAAATATCTCGAGCCCAAGCAAAGAACATAAAAAGTGAGAATCAGGAACAATCACATAATGTACATACAGTGTCAAAGaaggagaaagaaaaaaaaaacatacactatGCAAGTTCGGCGCCGCGTTATAACAAAAGGCGGCCGACCGGTTCCAGCGGTGGTGACGTCAGGGCCTCACGACATTATCATGAACAGAGTGAGAAGCAGCGATCGGCTGGACACGAACGCGAATATCAAGAAAAGGGGCGTCGACTTTTGAGACCACGAGCTGTAtgtggaaaatgtggaaaaaaccacgaaaaatataaatgccCAGCGTATGGTCAGCGATGCAGCGCGTGTAGGAAAATGAATCATTATTCGAGAATGTGTCGTGTGTACGAGGTGCAGGAGGACTCTAGCGACCAG GTATCCACAATCAAATGGTCAAGTGGAAAGAGCGGTgcaaacagttaa
- the LOC113493227 gene encoding uncharacterized protein LOC113493227 isoform X2 has product MTSSSDSETYQEAEIPILTRRTMESILRPPQPFIFENDITNVTSGNLSKEWEKWKKAFKIYYEACELHSKENIVQINILLHIIGEKCREVYEQFTGEYKTIEDLLKAFDAFFLPRKNITIERHSFFTRDQRDLESIEQYVFELNKIAAKCEFKDLCSELVRDKMICGIKDGGLRERLLREPDLSLSKAIDICRLAEISRAQAKNIKSENQEQSHNVHTVSKKEKEKKNIHYASSAPRYNKRRPTGSSGGDVRASRHYHEQSEKQRSAGHEREYQEKGRRLLRPRAVCGKCGKNHEKYKCPAYGQRCSACRKMNHYSRMCRVYEVQEDSSDQDSETT; this is encoded by the exons ATGACGAGTAGTAGTGACTCCGAAACATACCAAGAAGCAGAAATACCTATATTAACAAGACGAACAATGGAGTCCATTTTGCGACCGCCGCAAccgtttatttttgaaaacgacATAACGAATGTCACTTCAGGCAACCTAAGTAAAGAATGGGAAAAATGGAAAAAGGCGTTCAAGATATATTATGAAGCTTGTGAACTACATAGTAAAGAGAATATAGTGCAAATCAACATTTTGTTACACATCATTGGAGAAAAATGTCGCGAGGTATATGAACAATTTACAGGCGAGTACAAAACTATAGAAGACTTGCTGAAGGCTTTTGATGCATTTTTCTTACCGCGCAAGAACATAACAATAGAAAGACATTCATTTTTTACCCGCGACCAACGTGATTTGGAGTCCATAGAACAATACGTATTTGAATTGAACAAGATAGCAGCGAAGTGTGAGTTTAAAGATTTGTGTAGTGAATTGGTTCGTGATAAGATGATATGTGGAATTAAAGACGGTGGACTCAGAGAAAGACTCTTAAGAGAACCGGATTTATCACTCTCAAAAGCTATAGATATATGTAGATTAGCGGAAATATCTCGAGCCCAAGCAAAGAACATAAAAAGTGAGAATCAGGAACAATCACATAATGTACATACAGTGTCAAAGaaggagaaagaaaaaaaaaacatacactatGCAAGTTCGGCGCCGCGTTATAACAAAAGGCGGCCGACCGGTTCCAGCGGTGGTGACGTCAGGGCCTCACGACATTATCATGAACAGAGTGAGAAGCAGCGATCGGCTGGACACGAACGCGAATATCAAGAAAAGGGGCGTCGACTTTTGAGACCACGAGCTGTAtgtggaaaatgtggaaaaaaccacgaaaaatataaatgccCAGCGTATGGTCAGCGATGCAGCGCGTGTAGGAAAATGAATCATTATTCGAGAATGTGTCGTGTGTACGAGGTGCAGGAGGACTCTAGCGACCAG GATAGTGAGACCACCTGA